Below is a window of Flavobacterium sp. CFS9 DNA.
CTGAATAAAAATGAAGTTGATTTACTATTTTTAGATTTGAATATGCCAGTATTAAAGGGCTTTGATTTTCTAAAAACCTTACAAAATCCACCAAAAGTGATCATAACTACAGCTTATCAGGAGTTTGCCCTGGAAGGGTATGAACATAATATTGTAGATTATTTGCTAAAACCTTTCAGTTTTGAACGTTTTTTAAAAGCTATCAATAAAGTATCTGGTAGTAGTTCTTCTCAAAAATCTTTTCTTACTGAAAACACTTCTGTTTCAAATAGATTTTTTGTTCTCAATAATAAAAAATATATTCAATTGGAAGCAGAAAATGTTTTGTATGTCGAAGCTACAGGAAATTATATTAAGATAGTAACAACAACCGAAACTATTACCCTTCGTGAAAAATTTTCTACATTTCTGGAGAATTATTTACAAAATTGTCTGATACAGGTTCATAAATCTTTTGCTGTTGTCCCCAAACATATCAAGAGTATCGAAGGAAATATCATATTTATAGCGGCTTATAAAATCCCGATTGGCAAAACCTACAAAATTAATCTCAATAAATTATTGAAATAATCTTTATTACAGAGTAAAACCTAATTAAAAATAGTTGAATTCATTCTACTGGAACTTTAATTTTAGCTTTTCTACTGTTTTTGCAGATACAAGAAATTCATTCTTGTCATGCATTTTGATTCTCGAAGTTACTTTGTGAACGATCAATTCCGCAATGAATTTTTTATTGATAATGACTGATTTATTAATTCTGATGAAGTTATCAGGCAATAATTCTTCAAGCTTTTTAAGAGAGATTCTAATCATTTTCTTTTCATTTTCCAACATGAAATTAGCATAATACCCCTCGGCAACGATGTAATACAATTTATCACTATCAAGAAAATAGTTTTTGTTTCCATCAGGAACTATCAATGTTCTTGTACTGTTTTCAGATTTCTTTAATAACTCAATAAATTGACTCAAATCCGTTCTTTGTTCCTTTTTGACAATTCGCTCAATAGCGGTATTAAAACGTTCTTGCGAATAAGGCTTTAACAAATAATCGATAGCATGGAAATCAAAAGCCTTTAAGGCATACTTGTCAAACGCTGTACTAAAAATAATATCTCCTTTAAAAACATCTTTTATACTGCTCAGCAGGTCAAAAGCTGTTGCATCCTTTAATTCTATGTCTAACAAAAGTAAATCTGCATTGATTTGCATAATCTTCTCCTTAGCTTCAGCAAAGCTTCTTGCTGTTCCGGCTAACGAAAGATTTGGATGACTCTCAACCATACTTACCAACCTCCTTAATGCCGGCATTTCATCATCAATTGCTAAAACATTTATAAATTTCATTTTAAGCTGATTTTATTAACTACCCATTGGTCATCCTGGTAAATTTTAAATGCATTCTCTTGTCCTGTAAATATCTTTAATCTCTCCATAACATTAGTCAAACCGGTTCTATAAGTTGACTTTTGATTTAGTTTAGCACCATTATTTTTTATATAAACAACCTTTTGTTCAGTACAAGCCTCTATTCTTACAGTAAGGCTTTTCTCTATTCCCCTAAACCCATGTTTAATAGAATTCTCTACAATAGCCTGTAAAATCAATTTTGGAACCTTTAAGCCCATTGTCCCATCCGAAACATTTATTTCATAGATCAACTGATCTTCGTACCTGTTCTTTTCTATAGAAAGATACTTTTCAATAATGTATAATTCTTCTTCTAAAGTAACCGGTTCCATAAAATCACTTTCAAGAGTTATTCTTAGAATATCACTAATATCAATAAGCATATCCTGAGCCTTATCTGGTCTGGTATCAATCTCCGCTACTACGCTATTTAAT
It encodes the following:
- a CDS encoding LytR/AlgR family response regulator transcription factor yields the protein MIKYLIVDDEYMAHEIIKSYCDLLPEMQLMKNCFDALEAFEYLNKNEVDLLFLDLNMPVLKGFDFLKTLQNPPKVIITTAYQEFALEGYEHNIVDYLLKPFSFERFLKAINKVSGSSSSQKSFLTENTSVSNRFFVLNNKKYIQLEAENVLYVEATGNYIKIVTTTETITLREKFSTFLENYLQNCLIQVHKSFAVVPKHIKSIEGNIIFIAAYKIPIGKTYKINLNKLLK
- a CDS encoding LytR/AlgR family response regulator transcription factor, yielding MKFINVLAIDDEMPALRRLVSMVESHPNLSLAGTARSFAEAKEKIMQINADLLLLDIELKDATAFDLLSSIKDVFKGDIIFSTAFDKYALKAFDFHAIDYLLKPYSQERFNTAIERIVKKEQRTDLSQFIELLKKSENSTRTLIVPDGNKNYFLDSDKLYYIVAEGYYANFMLENEKKMIRISLKKLEELLPDNFIRINKSVIINKKFIAELIVHKVTSRIKMHDKNEFLVSAKTVEKLKLKFQ